aatccgcggattctacaacggaggtgagcACATTGCAAAGATCGTAAGTCgctaaggaagctgtgtggatcaggcaattcacggaaggtctaaaagtagtacctaccgccaatgatcccatcactctctattgtgataatggtgggacgatcttccaagctaaggagccaaagtctagtaatagatctagacatgtacttagaaaatatcatgtaataagagatttcattgaaagaaaggaaattgcgatttgtaaggttgggacggatgacaatttagccgatccgctcacccagcctttatcgcaggctaaacatgatggacatatggcgtccatgggacttaaacgtataccaagtctatgttagattttgaaatgaaataaaagtgttgtttttgttcatgttcataatcacatttgtcttttatctttaatttatacattgttacatccaaacgggttgtggtgagaattgaaccccattaaagtgaacacggattaacatagtatttgcccatagtcacttgtatgaggtgacgtctcgaagtgactagaatgtgatgcgattgatggcaagttcaagtgccatagagtcatgtgagaagactagtcgatcacataggcagactgttaggaacattttgtcgggcctaatgaccgcttatagagttctggcaaatttatatagcctggtcgtgtcAAGAGCTgatatagtattcaaatgagtcgattcttttgactaaagactattcgcctaagatggcacagtttcagattaactttgatttgtgttactacgaccttcgtaaatggggtcaaatgggcatattttgggttatgatggctgtggctagtcgaagggaatgagtgcaataggaattgtccacccctagtcagggtcatgacaatatctcagggccactcgaggagtaatgaactggaaatgcgtggccacgctcggaatgtatccatggtggataaatccggtcaatcagttattctccagatcgaggaaaccactctcgatatgatcacttgcaagtacgacctgaaagacaccttgcattgagtgggagatagtaataggacaagagaattggtgacgcacacttgtcgaggacaagtgggagattgttggaatatgtgccctccgacaataatgcgatcacgactgttgatcatgatgatcacatgtttaagtctcattataaagaatacaattgggaagtaatttctttactgtcaactggtccacacatatcagtaatgattggctgactagagtttgacattactgtcgtgcgacggtggtgatcagttgatcccctaggtcatacctataaggcaacactcttaattgatcatttaattaatcgtataacgttacgagttaattaaattacttgaaaattgacggacgattttggaagtaaaatttacgtatcacattgaaatttgattaaataagatacggtctgagtaatcgaattgtatcattgctcagatgaaattatcgtttaaggaaacaattaaatttgaatgaattattataagtacaatttgttgtgatttataattggtaaaatattttggtacaagtaattatgaattactaaagtcgatttttgtacatgacgtatttttattaatacgttgatttttaatatgttagaaATACAtggcaattttatgtgacatgtgacatgtgacaaattgacaaatcgacaaattgacaaagataaaatggaatccatttaatcctcatatggaccgaaatattgggtgtgattaacatattcttataatgttaattaaattagtggaagatgtaatcatttttctacaactaggcatgcatacctagtgtctcttgtggaagagcaccaagcccatgcattggccttcctccaccctcctacccggtttcccctagaaaagaacaaagggtcttttgcttaaaaattgatcattcaccatatgtatgtgtgtgtgataattttcattcattcatcttatcaaaaatattttagagagagataaaaatatttttctccttccttcctctttctcctacccggttttaggagctaagaccaaattattttgggtcatttttccttacaaattaatattgtactagtatttataatattgattttaattaagagtgtgctttgggtataaatccttgggagagatcctacacttgggtctttgttcatccaaaaggaaagctcaagaacaagagagaaggagatctctcttgtgccctaaaaccgaaaatccaatgtaaggatggaagattcttctcttattttgattatagtttgcatgcataagatcatttattaattttatgacaaattaaattaaaacatatatgaatatgttaagtatatagatctacttttctttcaaccACTTGATTTTTTGACTCCGTTTATCTGTCATAGTTTCAGAGCCAAAAAAGCAAATCTTGTTATGGTTCTAAGCAGtttcctcttgtaatggctcccTTCTCATTATCCTTTCCCAACAACTTGTGGGGATAGATTCTTGGGTCATGGGGATTTTACTTAATTGCCCCTAAAATTTTCTTTATTGAGTTACGGCCTTTAGccttggtctcctcttcgatgctcgGTCATTGGTTGAAATCAATTTAGCTCCGATTTACATCGTTTAGgcaaggttagtgctcctctcctaccaaggacactaATTCTCATAtaatatgcataataggaagctaaagacaataaacgaccctaatacacactaaaaatCATAGGAaagaggctagttaggggactaaatgtgcgtaaatatgagtcacatcatttactttgatgatatcttggtctatAGTCCCTCCATGGAAGAGCATATCAAGCAATTGCAAGTATTGTTTGAAACACTTAGGAGTCACAAGCTATATGGCAAGCtagagaagtgttcttttatgcaaaatgaagtccATTTCTTGGGGTTCATTATCTCTGACCGTGGCATATTAGTGGACCAAAATAAGGTTAAAGAAATGAAAATATGGCCTACACCAAAGATTATCACGGAAGTGAGGAGTTTCCATGGGCTAGCTTCTTTCTATAagaggtttatcaaggattttagcACCATTATGGCTCCTATAACCGAGTTTATGAAGAAAGGAGAGCTCAAATGGAGTGACAAAGCCGAGAGTGCCTTCAATGCCATCAAGGAAATACTATGTAAGTCTCCTATTCTTGCCCTACCCGATTTCAATAAgttgtttgaagttgagtgtgatgctagtgggaTTGGCATTGGAGCCGTGTTATTGCAAGAACGCAAGCCTATTGCCTACTCTAGTGAGAAAATAAGTGGTGCCAAGCTCAACTATTCCACTTATGATAAGGAATTCTATGCCATTGTTAGAGCCTTGACtcattggagtcactacttgaaaCCAAGGCCCTTGGTGCACCATTTGGATCATGAGGCTCTCAAGTACATCAGTGGCCAACACAAGCTCAATCATAGGTGATACCcatcgtgaggtgtcaaaaataatatttatatttcctattaaaactaacctaggctagtggtaacagggtcgaaccacaaagaggcagatgtaaattctagttgtctaattttagtctaaggtaacgataaggtgtggggtttgatttgaattggtctacagctaagagtgaataaagacaataaacttaaaaagacggattaaacagataaaggaaggggtactaggatggtcggttcattacaaatttcggcaaagatactaaacaggtctaaatcgaacacaagtgaggcgggaaacaagaggtcctctcggtccactcttaacaaatagcatctttcgatctcgctataggtccctaatatcactaatactgactctcgtcctgaagagtgactaacggtctaaactatacctatctttcgatctcaacacagtttagtcatcttaattggtgatcaaataactttccctatctttcgatctaatgggtcagtcataaattaagcatctaactggtcgcatgcattcgattcgttaaatacaacattaaaatcaattaaaatgaagggtaacctcacgaggtcagtcgatcgaccaagaatgtcagtcgatcgactgacacgcgaatcaggccgtgttcaatctattgccgcctatgctataactcgcctacatcctagcacaaataatctagctactcatgcaaagggtaaaaacaataataacgatgatgaagctagctactgaattcatgcttgaaacgataaagtaaacaattaacataaacaatgaattgGTTGTGGGAATctagctagcaattctatactaatgatgaaataaaacaattaactgaaattaggacaaatgaataacgaatttgcagaggaaagattaggaataagaaccgaagatccaatgcttaacaatattccaaaccctaattccaaaactaaatattattgtatgaaaacttgaGTCTAAATCGAGATCCCCTAAACTGaatgtttatgttacgttatatagcaaacatacgtaacaattattatcaaaacctaaaacttaatgggcttatgcttcctcggtcttttaattctcgtctggaatagaagtttggtcgatcgactgctagaacTGGTCGATTGACTGGTCTTCAggaaacagtagcttctggaacccgatggttggtcgatcgactaagggtggtggtcgatcgactgcttgagctgctacttgtcttttataatctcgtggatttgtcttttgggcctttaatttgcgcaccaagctcgttcctcgggtgaataattcacgccaaatgcaatgcagggtactcggggacggatttagcttgatttccgctggattcttcacatttctgcaataatgtacaaaaacacgaaagtagacggaaatagggaaaatagtagcataaaccacataattgagctctgaaatccgtgtaaaatgggatgtaaaacatcatataaaagacacgcatcaaacttccccaaaccaaacccttgcttgtccccaagcaagaactagactcgatctaatgacctaatggaacgagttcaatctcagagcgaaatgcaacatgtaaagcctaaaccaatttaatgcacaaccaacaatcaactagcaaatgaatcatgcaaacgagttatgaagtcgttagaaatattgctgaaccgttaactatagagacttagcaaattggac
The Silene latifolia isolate original U9 population chromosome 11, ASM4854445v1, whole genome shotgun sequence genome window above contains:
- the LOC141614312 gene encoding putative mitochondrial protein AtMg00860, with the translated sequence MEEHIKQLQVLFETLRSHKLYGKLEKCSFMQNEVHFLGFIISDRGILVDQNKVKEMKIWPTPKIITEVRSFHGLASFYKRFIKDFSTIMAPITEFMKKGELKWSDKAESAFNAIKEILCKSPILALPDFNKLFEVECDASGIGIGAVLLQERKPIAYSSEKISGAKLNYSTYDKEFYAIVRALTHWSHYLKPRPLVHHLDHEALKYISGQHKLNHR